In a single window of the Bradyrhizobium erythrophlei genome:
- a CDS encoding transglutaminase family protein, whose amino-acid sequence MPLLTIHHKTEYRYAHPVAFGEHRIMLRPRDGHDLRVLSNNLEIVPEPMSLRWIHDVFGNSVAIATFDERAETLSFVNTATVEHNPAEEFALTPDDPAYFYPFLYDNEEFPDLVQFIRPQYGDPEGELSAWARNYLDAEGPTPTFNILSGMTYGIRKAFSYRKRHEQGTQHPLDTLQTRSGTCRDYALFMIEALRRLGIAARFVSGYISIPGGRARGYVGGGSTHAWVQVYLPSAGWIEFDPTNGIVGTRDLVRVAVARDPGQAIPLHGTYLGSADAFVGMDVSINVVSADEQAET is encoded by the coding sequence ATGCCCCTGCTGACGATCCATCACAAGACCGAATATCGCTATGCACACCCGGTGGCATTCGGCGAACACCGCATCATGCTGCGTCCGCGCGACGGCCACGATTTGCGCGTGCTTTCGAACAACCTCGAGATCGTGCCGGAGCCGATGTCGCTGCGCTGGATCCACGACGTATTCGGCAACAGTGTCGCGATTGCGACCTTCGACGAGCGCGCCGAAACCCTGTCGTTCGTCAACACCGCCACCGTCGAGCACAATCCCGCCGAGGAGTTCGCGCTGACCCCGGACGATCCGGCGTATTTCTATCCGTTTCTATACGACAACGAAGAGTTTCCCGACCTCGTTCAATTCATCAGGCCGCAATATGGCGATCCCGAGGGCGAGCTGTCGGCGTGGGCGCGGAATTATCTCGACGCGGAAGGACCGACCCCGACCTTCAATATTCTCAGCGGCATGACCTACGGCATCCGCAAGGCTTTCAGCTACCGCAAACGGCACGAGCAGGGCACCCAGCATCCGCTCGACACGCTGCAGACGAGGTCCGGCACCTGCCGCGACTACGCGCTGTTCATGATCGAGGCGCTGCGGCGGCTCGGCATCGCCGCGCGCTTCGTATCGGGGTATATTTCGATCCCGGGCGGCCGCGCGCGCGGCTATGTCGGCGGCGGCTCGACCCATGCCTGGGTGCAGGTCTATCTGCCGAGCGCCGGCTGGATCGAGTTCGATCCCACCAACGGCATCGTCGGCACCCGCGATCTCGTGCGCGTGGCGGTGGCGCGCGATCCGGGTCAGGCCATCCCGCTGCATGGCACCTACCTCGGTTCGGCCGATGCCTTTGTCGGCATGGACGTCAGCATCAACGTCGTTTCGGCGGACGAGCAGGCGGAGACGTAA